Genomic segment of Terriglobia bacterium:
CGCAGCACGAACGAACCCGGCTTTGTGGAAGTGGAAGCCTTGCTGGCGGCGAAGAGCAGCGGTGCGCAGGCGGCGCGTCCGCCCCACAACGTGGTGGTGCTGTTTGATAACTCGCTCTCCATGCAGTGGGACAAGCTGGAGCGCAGTTATGAAGCAATGCAGAAAGTGCTGCATTCGCTCACTACGCAAGACAAGTTCAATTTGCTGCTGTTCAACAGCAAGATCGCTAACTTCCAGCCGGCCCCCGCCGCAGTGACTCCGGTGAGCTTGCAGCAGGCAACGGACTTTGTCCGCAACAGCCGCTTGCGCGGCGGGACTGATCTTCAACATGCCCTGGAAGCAGGCATGGCGCAGTGCGCGCAGGGCTCCAACAACTATCTGGTCGTCCTGACGGACGGCGACGCCACCCGCGGGACCATCCACAGCGGCAAGCTTGCTGCCTGGTACGCGGAGAAGTGGAAGGCGCTGCCGGATGCCAACCGCCCCAAATTGTTTGTCTTTGCCGTGGGCGACGACGCCAACCTTCCTCTGCTGCGTATGCTCACCCGCAATGACGGGCTACTCGAAAACGTGCTTTCCACTGAGTCGGCGGACTTCAAGCTGAATGCCTTCATTTCTAAGATGGGCCTGAACCCGATCGGCCAGTTGCGTATGGACGTGGATCCGCAGGCGGCGCTCGACCTTATTTATCCTCTGCAGGACACCTCGTTCGCCGGCTCCATGGCCGCCTGGGTCGGGCAATACAAGTCGCCCGCCGGCAAGGTCAACTTTGACGTCCGCGGCGTGCGCGAAGGCCAGGCCTTTGACATTCACGGCTCAGCCTCGTTGCCGGAGAAATCGCTCGACCACCCGCAGCTTCCGCGCTTGTGGGCCAAGGCCCGGGTGGACGCATTGCTCGAGAAGATGGAGCGCGACGGCGAAGACCGCGCCAGCATTGATGAGATCATCCGCCTGGCGCGCAAGTACAAATTCGTTACGCCCTATACTTCATTCCTCGCCGTGCCCCGTGCGCTGTTGCGGCCACGCGTGATTCGCCCCGGCGATCCGGTGCTGCGCGTGCGTACCGATCCGGAGATTGTTTCCGTAGTCGCTCTGTTCCCGTTCGGTCTCACCAAACCTCTGCGCTATCTGGCCAAAGAAGACATGTGGCAAACGCGTTTCCTCGCTCCGGTGGACATGGAAGACGGCACGCACGCGGTCCGGCTGGTGCTGCGCGACCGCAGCGGCAACGTGTATCGCGAATCCAAGACCTTTGTGATCGCCAGCAAGCCGCCCACTCTCAAGATTGTGCTGGACCGCAAACGCTTCCGAAGAGGCGACGCCATCCATCTCAAGATCAACGCTTCGGCCAGCACGCGCACGCTGATCGCGCAACTGGAAGGCGCTGCGCCCGTCCGGTTGCGCTGGAATCCGGACGCATCCGCCAGCACCGGTGACGTGATGGTCCCTGACGAACTTGCTCCCGGCACGTATCGCCTGACGGTCACCGCGGAAGATATGGCCCACAACATCGGCGCGCAGGAGGTGCAAATTGAAGTTCTCCCGTAAAGTTTTCATTCAATCCTCCATCGTTGCCGCGGCGGTTGTTGCCGGTGCGATGGCGGCGCGGGCTGCCCTCCCCGAGTGGATACAGAACATAGAAGCGCGCTCGCTGATTGAGGGCGCCATCTTCCGCACCATGCAGTTGCCCGGCGGGCCAACCGCGGTGCGTCGTCCGCCGGCAGAGACCGTTCCTGCATTGGGTGAGCTGATCAAGCAGCGTCCGCAGCAAGCCGATCTCTACTCGCTGAAAGCGCTGGAGGAAGAACAGAAGCTGGACTTCTCCGCGGCGGAGTCCGATTGGAAGCTGTACCTGCAGAATTCCTCTGACAAAGCCCCGGCGCAACTGGCGCTGGCCGACTTCTACCATCGTCGCCATCGCCCGCAGGATGAAGTCAACGCGCTCTCCGCCTTGGGACGCCTGCCGTCACCGCCAGCGGAAAAGTTCACCAGCGTGACTGACCAGCAATCCTGGCGCGCGTTTGAGCGAATCTTCCAGGTTATTTCCGCGCAGGCCCTGGGAAGAAATATCTCTGAAGAGCAATACAACGCGTGGATCGCACGCTATCCGCAGGAGCGCGGCCTCTATGGCCGCTATTTCGAGTACCTGTTGAACGAGAAAGACTTCAAGTCCGCGAACGACCTGGTCGCCAAGTACCACGCCAAGTTTCCTGACGACGAAGTCTTCCCAACAAAGACGCGCGCTCTGCTGGCCTACCGGCAAGGCTCGGTGGAAGAAGGCTTGGCGGTCTATGACAAGAGCTTCCAGCCGCTTTGGCCGCCGGAGCTGGTAAAAGATTATTTTGACCTGCTGAAAGAGACGCGCAGCCAGCGCAAGTTTCTCGATCAGTCGCGCGCCGCGCTGGTCCGCAACCCTGACGACCTGAACGCCGCCGCCCGCATCTTTTATTACTACCAGCAATTGGGCAACTTCCAGGCTGCACAGCAGACCATAACGGACTATCGCCTGCAGAAGGACGCTCGCAAGGCGCAGTGGACTTCGCAGGAGCTCTACACCTTCGCGCGCCTGCTGGAAGACGTCCATCTGTACCCGGAATCTGCGCGCTATTACTACGCGCTCTACAACGGTGCAGGGCCTGATGCCTCAGCTCCAGAGAAAGCCCTTGCCGGGCTGTCGCGCATTCTGCTGACCGCGCCGGAGCAGCAGATTCGCCTGGGGTCGGGCGACTT
This window contains:
- a CDS encoding VIT and VWA domain-containing protein, which codes for MKRLLVMLLIFCALSPAGWGDAGVLIPRDKAQPDAAILSLEEMEITVRIDNRDARVFVKQIFANHTGRIEEGNYVFALNSRAVVSDFATWDGPVRLPAVILERKRAEEIYTNLKWQAIDPGLLQMGERTADEASKTAVFSAKIVPIPAYGTKRLEFEYHESIPVESFKSYFAIALKPEAYHSQTARRLTIHFELRSEHAIRDFKQISAAYPLKITQKNANSITGEFTGDNVVLAEDFNVQYDLDSGGGDTLHVLTYRNPDSGQPDPTETSPQRSTNEPGFVEVEALLAAKSSGAQAARPPHNVVVLFDNSLSMQWDKLERSYEAMQKVLHSLTTQDKFNLLLFNSKIANFQPAPAAVTPVSLQQATDFVRNSRLRGGTDLQHALEAGMAQCAQGSNNYLVVLTDGDATRGTIHSGKLAAWYAEKWKALPDANRPKLFVFAVGDDANLPLLRMLTRNDGLLENVLSTESADFKLNAFISKMGLNPIGQLRMDVDPQAALDLIYPLQDTSFAGSMAAWVGQYKSPAGKVNFDVRGVREGQAFDIHGSASLPEKSLDHPQLPRLWAKARVDALLEKMERDGEDRASIDEIIRLARKYKFVTPYTSFLAVPRALLRPRVIRPGDPVLRVRTDPEIVSVVALFPFGLTKPLRYLAKEDMWQTRFLAPVDMEDGTHAVRLVLRDRSGNVYRESKTFVIASKPPTLKIVLDRKRFRRGDAIHLKINASASTRTLIAQLEGAAPVRLRWNPDASASTGDVMVPDELAPGTYRLTVTAEDMAHNIGAQEVQIEVLP